Sequence from the Helianthus annuus cultivar XRQ/B chromosome 13, HanXRQr2.0-SUNRISE, whole genome shotgun sequence genome:
GCTGCTTCAAGATTACCCGCCTTACATTGACCAGAAATCAACTGTAAAAAGACGGAATTGTCCTTCGGGGCGATATGACGGTGCACCATTTCCTTCACGATCGCATTTGCATCAGCCATTTTATCAGCATCACAAAGCCCAGGTAATAAAGCCGAATACGTGAAATCATTCGGTTTCATACCGAAACCTTTCATTTCTTGAAACAACTTTAACCCGTCATCAACTCTACCAACATTAACATACCCTTTAATCATTGTCGTGTAAGTGATAACTGTCGGTTCGATATTCTTTCCTTTCATTTCAACAAACAACCTCTCACACTCGTCTATCTTTTTCACCCGATTAAACCCGTTAATCATCGTATTATACGTAACAACATCCGGCGAAATCTCTCGACTTTTCATATCTTCAAAAAACCTATTCGCAGTCGAAACCCTCGACGAAAGAAAAAACCCCCAAATCAAAACATTGTACGTATGTCGACTCGGGTTTATCCCTTCACTCAACATCTTATTAAAATACCGTTTCGCCATCATATACCTCCCTCGTCTCATAATAACCTTAAACAAAACATCATACGACTTTATCGTTCTCGCCACACCCAATTCCTCCATACTCCTAAAAATCTTCACACTCTCTTGAACGATACCCGATTTCCCGTAACTATCGATCAAAACGATAAACAAATCCTCATCCCATTTGATCCCTTTTTTCGGCATATCTAACAAAATGCACCTAGCATGATTCAACTTAGCAGCCTTACCCAATATATCGATAATCTTATAATGCGTTTCGCGGTCGTGTTTAAACAAACCGGACCGCTCAACCCAGCGAAAGAACTGCAAAGCATGATCAGGGTTTCTAGCACCATGTAACACATTATAAACAAGATTATGATCAAACACAGGAACTAAACTTCTGATTGAGTTCTGTAATCGAGTGGTCCAAGCCCTATTAGCCATCATTCTACAAATAATATCTTCTATTTTTTCAGGGTTCCGATGCTTACCTCTTGGGGTTCTTGGTCCAAGATTGTTGAGCTTGTCGGGTTGTGGGTTTTGGGTCGGGAGGGGATCCGGGTCGTGGGGTGAAATGGGTGTTTCGGGTTCGGGTAAAGGGGTGTCTGATGAGGTGGAAAAGTGGAGGGATTTGAAGGCATGTTGTTGGGAACCTGTGATTCTTGCAAGATTTGAGAAGAAGTTGTGGTTCAAGATTTGGGATTTTGGTAAAGAGATTATTGAAGACATTGTGTTAGTGATTTGGGGGAGAAAGAATGGAGGTGTGAAGGCGACGAGTGTTTGGGGGGCTAGGGTTTTAGAACGATTTCAAAAGAATGTGTTTTTGTTTTAAAGTTGGCAAGCAAAATAAAATGTTTCATGACATATAATCGAATCGTAGGGTTGATGTCTGTATCACACACTAAAACCGGCGAGAGACCCAAAATATTATAGTTGAAATATAAGTCAAAACTAGAATTgcgattctttagttataactaagtcgatctaggacccgcacgttatgttaaacctgtgaaacgggaaaaaatagacgatgtaaaaacgttcacccacaattcgcaaaatttagaacgaaaagtaaaaaacgttaaaccaaagacgcacgttgcgatgcgttaagtcacaaaatttagaacggagcataaagcgaaaaatttgcgaaaaatgaaaaccataaaggaccaaagttgaaagtaaaaaaagttgcaaagatagattgcaaaagataaaaagttttgggttaaaagtaaaaaaaaaaaacaaataattttgggttaaaagtaatttatgaaatacttttgggtgaagtaaaaaaaataattttttttggaaaacccccaaagccaacgttacgacaaccatatgcataaccatttttctttgaaaacccccaaagcacaccccgcgttgcagCGGGatgtaaaacggtgtcaaatagtactaatatcacacaaccgtcatcaaccaccaacactgactcaaCGTAGggtatgcgtgttgcgacgaacctttCAAACATAggaaaatagaggtaaaaacgttgaaccacacatgcacgttgcgtcgtattaactcgaaaaatttagaactatacgtaaaacgaaaatttgcgaaagatgaaaagtataagtgacaaaagttgtgaagttaaattgcaaataatgaaaagttttgggttaaattttaaaaaacaaattatgtagggttaaaactgcaaaaggtaaaaacctttgggttaaaactaaaaaatccagggt
This genomic interval carries:
- the LOC110898338 gene encoding pentatricopeptide repeat-containing protein At2g37230-like; translation: MSSIISLPKSQILNHNFFSNLARITGSQQHAFKSLHFSTSSDTPLPEPETPISPHDPDPLPTQNPQPDKLNNLGPRTPRGKHRNPEKIEDIICRMMANRAWTTRLQNSIRSLVPVFDHNLVYNVLHGARNPDHALQFFRWVERSGLFKHDRETHYKIIDILGKAAKLNHARCILLDMPKKGIKWDEDLFIVLIDSYGKSGIVQESVKIFRSMEELGVARTIKSYDVLFKVIMRRGRYMMAKRYFNKMLSEGINPSRHTYNVLIWGFFLSSRVSTANRFFEDMKSREISPDVVTYNTMINGFNRVKKIDECERLFVEMKGKNIEPTVITYTTMIKGYVNVGRVDDGLKLFQEMKGFGMKPNDFTYSALLPGLCDADKMADANAIVKEMVHRHIAPKDNSVFLQLISGQCKAGNLEAAADVLKFMMRLNVTPEAGHYGVIIENLCKNGVYDEAVKLLDQLIENGAVLNTTGKLGLESTAYNPMIEYLCNNGMTNKAETLFRQLMKLGVLDPVGFNSLIQGHSTEGSPDSGFEILKIMLRKNVPCEEASYKSLIESYLKKNEPADAKAAFDCMIETGHNPDSSLYGSVMGSLFEDGRVQTASRVMKIMIEKGLKEHKDLVSKILEALLLRGHVEEALGRIDLMMNVGFDPDFDHLLSVVCEKGKTIAAVKLLDYVLERDYTVDFSSYDKVLDALLAAGKTLNAYSILYKIKEKGGVTDKSSSEELIKILNEQGNTKQADILSRMINGTAGKKGKKQASVAA